Proteins from a genomic interval of Mustela lutreola isolate mMusLut2 chromosome 4, mMusLut2.pri, whole genome shotgun sequence:
- the LRRC17 gene encoding leucine-rich repeat-containing protein 17 isoform X2: MRVVTVVILLFFCKAVELRKPSPRARANHGRAGGSRRGSSPVKRYAPGLPCEVYTYLHEKYLDCQERRLVYVLPDWPQDLLHMLLARNKIRILKNKMFSKFKRLKSLDLQQNEISKIEGDAFFGLNKLTTLLLQHNQIKVLTEEVFIYTPLLSYLRLYDNPWHCTCEMETLISMLQIPRNRNLGNYAKCESPQELKNKKLRQLKPEQLCSEEESERLDPRPQVSGRPPVIKPEVDSSLCYNYVFPIQTLDCKRKAAFLGLTHLEELDLSNNSLQNFDYGVLEDLYFLKLLWLRDNPWRCDYNIHYLYYWLKHHYNVHYNGLECKMPEEYKGWFVGKYIRTYFEECPKDKLPAYPETFDQDTEEDAWERIHRDHAAKKQSVRITILG, from the exons ATGCGTGTGGTTACCGTGGTGATCCTGCTCTTCTTTTGTAAAGCCGTGGAGCTCCGCAAGCCAAGCCCGAGGGCCCGAGCCAATCATGGCCGGGCCGGCGGCAGCAGGAGAGGCTCCAGCCCGGTCAAACGCTACGCACCAGGCCTCCCCTGCGAAGTCTACACGTATCTCCACGAGAAATACTTAGACTGTCAAGAGAGAAGACTAGTTTACGTGCTGCCCGACTGGCCTCAGGACTTGCTGCACATGCTGTTAGCGAGAAACAAGATCCGCATACTGAAGAACAAGATGTTTTCCAAGTTTAAAAGGCTGAAGAGCCTGGATCTGCAACAGAACGAGATCTCCAAAATTGAGGGCGACGCTTTCTTTGGTTTAAACAAACTGACTACTCTCCTCTTGCAGCACAACCAGATCAAAGTCTTGACGGAGGAGGTGTTCATTTACACGCCTCTCCTGAGCTACCTGCGTCTTTACGACAACCCCTGGCACTGTACTTGCGAGATGGAAACGCTTATTTCCATGTTGCAGATTCCAAGAAACCGGAATCTGGGGAACTACGCCAAGTGCGAAAGCCCCcaagaactgaaaaacaaaaaactgaggcaGCTAAAACCTGAACAGTTATGCAGCGAAGAAGAAAGCGAACGGTTAGACCCGAGACCCCAAGTGTCCGGGAGACCCCCAGTCATCAAGCCTGAGGTGGATTCTTCTCTTTGCTACAATTACGTGTTTCCCATCCAAACGCTGGACTGCAAACGGAAAG ccGCCTTTTTAGGACTCACACATTTAGAAGAGTTAGATTTATCCAACAACAGTCTACAAAACTTTGACTATGGAGTACTAGAAGACTTATATTTTCTGAAACTCTTATGGCTCCGAGACAATCCTTGGAGATGTGACTATAATATCCACTACCTCTACTACTGGTTAAAGCATCACTACAATGTCCACTACAATGGCCTGGAATGCAAAATGCCTGAAGAGTACAAAGGGTGGTTCGTGGGGAAATATATTCGCACTTACTTCGAAGAATGCCCCAAAGACAAATTACCAGCATACCCTGAAACATTTGACCAGGATACGGAAGAGGACGCATGGGAAAGAATACATAGGGATCACGCAGCAAAGAAGCAAAGCGTGAGGATCACTATACTGGGATAA
- the LRRC17 gene encoding leucine-rich repeat-containing protein 17 isoform X1, whose translation MRVVTVVILLFFCKAVELRKPSPRARANHGRAGGSRRGSSPVKRYAPGLPCEVYTYLHEKYLDCQERRLVYVLPDWPQDLLHMLLARNKIRILKNKMFSKFKRLKSLDLQQNEISKIEGDAFFGLNKLTTLLLQHNQIKVLTEEVFIYTPLLSYLRLYDNPWHCTCEMETLISMLQIPRNRNLGNYAKCESPQELKNKKLRQLKPEQLCSEEESERLDPRPQVSGRPPVIKPEVDSSLCYNYVFPIQTLDCKRKELKKVPNNIPPDIVKLDLSYNKINQLRPKEFEDVHELKKLNLSSNGIEFIDPAAFLGLTHLEELDLSNNSLQNFDYGVLEDLYFLKLLWLRDNPWRCDYNIHYLYYWLKHHYNVHYNGLECKMPEEYKGWFVGKYIRTYFEECPKDKLPAYPETFDQDTEEDAWERIHRDHAAKKQSVRITILG comes from the exons ATGCGTGTGGTTACCGTGGTGATCCTGCTCTTCTTTTGTAAAGCCGTGGAGCTCCGCAAGCCAAGCCCGAGGGCCCGAGCCAATCATGGCCGGGCCGGCGGCAGCAGGAGAGGCTCCAGCCCGGTCAAACGCTACGCACCAGGCCTCCCCTGCGAAGTCTACACGTATCTCCACGAGAAATACTTAGACTGTCAAGAGAGAAGACTAGTTTACGTGCTGCCCGACTGGCCTCAGGACTTGCTGCACATGCTGTTAGCGAGAAACAAGATCCGCATACTGAAGAACAAGATGTTTTCCAAGTTTAAAAGGCTGAAGAGCCTGGATCTGCAACAGAACGAGATCTCCAAAATTGAGGGCGACGCTTTCTTTGGTTTAAACAAACTGACTACTCTCCTCTTGCAGCACAACCAGATCAAAGTCTTGACGGAGGAGGTGTTCATTTACACGCCTCTCCTGAGCTACCTGCGTCTTTACGACAACCCCTGGCACTGTACTTGCGAGATGGAAACGCTTATTTCCATGTTGCAGATTCCAAGAAACCGGAATCTGGGGAACTACGCCAAGTGCGAAAGCCCCcaagaactgaaaaacaaaaaactgaggcaGCTAAAACCTGAACAGTTATGCAGCGAAGAAGAAAGCGAACGGTTAGACCCGAGACCCCAAGTGTCCGGGAGACCCCCAGTCATCAAGCCTGAGGTGGATTCTTCTCTTTGCTACAATTACGTGTTTCCCATCCAAACGCTGGACTGCAAACGGAAAG AGCTGAAGAAAGTTCCAAACAACATCCCTCCTGATATTGTTAAACTTGACTTGTCATACAATAAAATCAACCAACTTCGACCCAAGGAGTTTGAAGATGTTCATGagctaaaaaaattaaacctcaGCAGCAATGGCATTGAATTCATAGATCCTG ccGCCTTTTTAGGACTCACACATTTAGAAGAGTTAGATTTATCCAACAACAGTCTACAAAACTTTGACTATGGAGTACTAGAAGACTTATATTTTCTGAAACTCTTATGGCTCCGAGACAATCCTTGGAGATGTGACTATAATATCCACTACCTCTACTACTGGTTAAAGCATCACTACAATGTCCACTACAATGGCCTGGAATGCAAAATGCCTGAAGAGTACAAAGGGTGGTTCGTGGGGAAATATATTCGCACTTACTTCGAAGAATGCCCCAAAGACAAATTACCAGCATACCCTGAAACATTTGACCAGGATACGGAAGAGGACGCATGGGAAAGAATACATAGGGATCACGCAGCAAAGAAGCAAAGCGTGAGGATCACTATACTGGGATAA